A window of Flavobacterium flavigenum contains these coding sequences:
- a CDS encoding SPFH domain-containing protein, which produces MGTAFIILLVFAFFILMSSFFTVKQQSSVVIERFGKFQSVRNSGLQLKIPVVDRVAGRVNLKIQQLDVIIETKTRDNVFIKMKVSVQFKVIQEKVYDAFYKLEYPHDQITAYVFDVVRAEVPKLKLDDVFERKDDIAIAVKRELNEAMTTYGYDIINTLVTDIDPDIQVKNAMNRINAADREKTAAEFEAESSRIRIVAKAKAEAESKRLQGQGIADQRREIARGLVESVEVLNNVGINSQEASALIVVTQHYDTLQAIGADANSNLILLPNSPQAGSDMLNNMVASFTASNQVGEMMKKTNKKVEKPKPIQPQSGYEDDIQPETK; this is translated from the coding sequence ATGGGTACAGCATTTATTATCTTATTAGTATTCGCATTCTTCATTTTAATGTCCTCTTTTTTTACTGTAAAACAACAATCTTCAGTAGTAATAGAAAGATTTGGAAAATTTCAGAGTGTTAGAAATTCAGGATTACAATTAAAAATTCCGGTTGTTGACAGAGTTGCCGGACGTGTAAATCTTAAAATTCAACAGTTAGATGTTATCATCGAAACCAAAACAAGAGATAACGTTTTTATCAAAATGAAAGTCTCTGTTCAGTTTAAAGTTATTCAGGAAAAAGTATATGATGCTTTCTACAAACTGGAATATCCACACGATCAGATTACCGCTTATGTATTTGATGTGGTTCGTGCCGAAGTTCCAAAACTAAAACTGGATGATGTTTTCGAAAGAAAAGATGACATTGCCATTGCAGTAAAAAGAGAATTAAACGAAGCAATGACTACTTACGGCTATGATATTATCAATACTTTGGTAACCGATATTGATCCGGATATCCAGGTAAAAAATGCAATGAACAGAATCAACGCTGCCGACAGAGAAAAAACGGCTGCAGAATTTGAAGCTGAAAGTTCAAGAATCAGAATCGTTGCAAAAGCAAAAGCTGAAGCTGAAAGTAAACGTTTACAAGGACAAGGTATTGCAGATCAGCGTCGTGAAATTGCAAGAGGTTTAGTAGAAAGTGTTGAAGTTTTGAACAATGTTGGAATCAATTCTCAAGAAGCTTCTGCCCTAATTGTTGTGACGCAGCATTACGATACTTTACAGGCAATTGGGGCTGATGCAAATTCAAATTTAATCCTTCTTCCTAATTCTCCACAAGCCGGAAGTGACATGCTAAATAATATGGTTGCGTCATTTACAGCTTCTAATCAAGTTGGTGAAATGATGAAAAAGACAAACAAAAAAGTCGAAAAACCAAAACCAATTCAGCCACAATCTGGTTACGAAGATGACATTCAACCAGAAACAAAATAA
- a CDS encoding DUF6327 family protein, with product MQVKKYSSYAEIEKDLEILKLEKEINYQKLVLSFQKTKESITPENVLGGIFSSFKDYISNSYGSILPSILAFVINWFLNKKRGN from the coding sequence ATGCAAGTAAAAAAATACTCATCTTATGCTGAAATAGAAAAAGATCTTGAAATTTTGAAACTCGAAAAAGAGATCAATTATCAGAAATTGGTTTTGAGCTTTCAGAAAACGAAGGAAAGCATTACTCCAGAAAATGTACTTGGTGGAATTTTTTCTTCATTCAAAGATTACATTTCAAATTCTTACGGAAGCATTTTGCCATCAATTTTAGCTTTTGTAATCAATTGGTTTTTAAATAAAAAAAGAGGCAATTAA
- a CDS encoding competence protein — MAFEELKENTENIQESTKAYIDSNLAYYKLWGFKVAMKSTTLIFKFTLILLCFSMVMIFGSFAAAYAFGSLFESNALGFLAVGGIYLVFTILLFFIKDKFVEGPILEKFSEIFFND; from the coding sequence ATGGCTTTTGAAGAATTAAAAGAAAATACAGAGAATATTCAGGAAAGCACCAAGGCTTATATTGACAGTAATTTAGCGTATTATAAACTTTGGGGTTTTAAAGTTGCAATGAAATCAACGACTTTAATTTTTAAGTTTACTTTGATTTTATTGTGTTTTAGTATGGTTATGATTTTCGGATCTTTCGCTGCAGCATATGCTTTTGGTTCTTTATTTGAAAGTAACGCCCTCGGATTTTTAGCAGTAGGAGGGATCTATCTTGTGTTTACAATTTTACTTTTCTTTATAAAAGACAAGTTTGTTGAAGGTCCGATTTTAGAGAAATTTTCAGAAATCTTTTTTAATGATTAA
- a CDS encoding YtxH domain-containing protein, whose protein sequence is MSNNSNTIAAILAGAAVGAAIGILLAPDKGSNTRAKIKESLGDTANNLKDSLEASSEVLREKFASATENLDGTFDELLSNVSHKTEEVISFLESKLADLKTQNAKYQK, encoded by the coding sequence ATGTCAAACAATTCAAATACGATTGCAGCAATTTTAGCCGGTGCAGCAGTAGGTGCAGCGATAGGAATTTTGTTAGCTCCTGATAAAGGTTCGAACACAAGAGCAAAAATTAAAGAAAGTCTGGGAGATACTGCCAACAATTTAAAAGATTCTTTAGAAGCAAGTTCAGAAGTTTTGCGTGAAAAATTTGCAAGTGCTACAGAAAATCTCGATGGAACTTTTGATGAATTACTTTCAAATGTAAGTCATAAAACAGAAGAAGTTATTTCTTTTTTAGAATCGAAGCTAGCTGATTTAAAGACACAAAACGCTAAATATCAAAAGTAA
- a CDS encoding glutamine--tRNA ligase/YqeY domain fusion protein yields the protein MASEDKSLNFIEQIIEEDLKSGLSNSKLRFRFPPEPNGYLHIGHASSIALNFGLGIDYQSPVNLRFDDTNPEKEEQEFVDAIKKDVEWLGYTWAEECYASDYFQQLYDWAVLLIKKDKAYVDSQTSEEMAAQKGTPTTVGTDSPYRNRSVEENLDLFERMKNGEFEAGTHILRAKIDMKSTNMLMRDPIMYRILHKHHHRTGDIWKIYPMYDWAHGQSDYLEAISHSFCTLEFLPHRELYDWFLDQIIDENLIRPKQREFARRNLSHTVVSKRKLQQLVKEKHVNGWDDPRMSTISGLRRRGYTAASLRNFANTIGIAKRDNLINVSVLEFCIREDLNKIAPRVMAVLDPVKLVITNYPEGKEEWLEAENNQEDENAGFRKVPFSSELYIEREDFLEEAPAKYFRLTLGKEVRLKNAYIIKGESVIKDAEGNITEIHVTYDTDSLSGSGTEASQRKVSGTLHWVSIKHAVEAEVRLYDRLFTDEAPDSYKDKNFLDFVNPNSLEIVTGYVEPSLATAQNEDKFQFQRLGYFTVDKDSTASKLVFNKTVGLKDAWEEKGKKEENSINNSLKDINKYFKVETKPERIAIESAIGESIATISSFSLLQNSLKKNINNNKASLLFSQFLLKYSNWKSTDFEEEDIKKLYTMSLRSESTYVRSKALLNLRDIENSDLKNQFEGDILKLYSNPPKSASEREIEILSEIVKK from the coding sequence ATGGCATCAGAAGATAAATCTCTCAATTTTATTGAACAAATCATAGAAGAAGATCTTAAATCAGGTCTTTCAAATTCTAAATTACGCTTTCGTTTTCCACCTGAACCAAACGGTTATTTACACATTGGACACGCAAGTTCTATTGCTTTAAATTTTGGTTTAGGAATTGATTATCAATCACCTGTAAATTTACGTTTTGACGATACAAACCCAGAGAAAGAAGAACAGGAATTTGTTGATGCTATTAAAAAAGACGTAGAATGGTTAGGATATACCTGGGCAGAAGAATGTTATGCTTCAGATTATTTTCAACAGTTGTACGATTGGGCCGTTTTATTAATTAAAAAAGATAAGGCGTATGTTGACAGTCAGACTTCTGAAGAAATGGCTGCTCAAAAAGGAACTCCTACAACTGTAGGAACTGATAGTCCATACAGAAATCGTTCTGTTGAAGAAAATTTAGATTTGTTCGAAAGAATGAAAAACGGTGAATTTGAAGCCGGTACTCATATTCTTCGTGCTAAAATTGACATGAAATCAACTAACATGTTGATGCGTGATCCTATCATGTACAGGATTCTGCACAAACATCACCATAGAACCGGAGATATCTGGAAAATTTATCCAATGTACGATTGGGCACATGGACAAAGTGATTATTTAGAAGCTATTTCACATTCGTTTTGTACGCTTGAATTTTTGCCTCACCGTGAATTGTACGATTGGTTTTTAGACCAGATTATTGATGAAAATCTAATTCGTCCAAAACAAAGAGAATTTGCAAGACGTAACTTATCACATACTGTTGTGAGTAAACGAAAATTACAGCAACTAGTTAAGGAAAAGCATGTTAACGGTTGGGATGATCCTAGAATGTCTACTATTTCAGGATTAAGAAGACGTGGTTATACAGCTGCTTCTTTACGTAATTTTGCCAACACAATTGGTATTGCTAAACGTGATAATTTAATAAATGTATCGGTTTTAGAGTTTTGTATTCGTGAAGATCTGAACAAAATTGCACCTCGTGTAATGGCTGTTTTAGATCCTGTAAAATTGGTAATTACGAATTATCCGGAAGGAAAAGAAGAGTGGTTGGAAGCTGAAAATAATCAGGAAGATGAGAATGCAGGTTTCAGAAAAGTGCCATTTTCCAGTGAATTATATATCGAAAGAGAAGACTTTTTAGAAGAGGCTCCGGCTAAATATTTCCGTTTGACTTTAGGAAAAGAAGTACGTCTTAAAAATGCGTATATCATTAAAGGAGAATCTGTTATAAAAGATGCAGAAGGAAATATTACTGAAATTCATGTGACTTATGATACCGATTCTTTAAGCGGAAGCGGGACAGAAGCAAGCCAAAGAAAAGTGTCTGGAACATTGCATTGGGTTTCTATCAAACATGCTGTAGAAGCAGAAGTTCGTTTGTACGATCGTTTGTTTACAGATGAAGCTCCGGACAGTTATAAAGACAAAAATTTCTTAGATTTTGTGAATCCAAATTCATTAGAAATCGTAACCGGATATGTGGAGCCAAGTTTAGCAACAGCTCAAAATGAAGATAAATTCCAATTTCAACGTTTAGGTTATTTTACTGTTGATAAAGACTCAACTGCTTCAAAATTAGTATTTAATAAAACTGTTGGACTGAAAGATGCCTGGGAAGAAAAAGGTAAAAAAGAAGAAAACAGTATCAATAATTCTTTAAAAGATATCAATAAATATTTTAAAGTTGAAACTAAACCGGAACGTATTGCAATTGAAAGTGCGATAGGGGAGAGCATCGCAACTATTTCAAGTTTTTCTTTATTACAAAATTCATTAAAGAAGAATATCAACAATAATAAGGCTTCACTGTTGTTTTCTCAATTTTTATTGAAATATTCAAATTGGAAATCTACAGATTTTGAAGAAGAGGATATTAAAAAATTATATACAATGTCTCTTAGAAGTGAATCGACTTATGTGAGATCGAAAGCACTTTTGAATTTGAGAGATATTGAAAATTCAGATCTCAAAAATCAATTTGAAGGCGATATTTTGAAATTATATTCAAATCCTCCAAAATCTGCTTCAGAGAGAGAAATCGAAATTCTTTCTGAAATAGTAAAAAAATAA
- the folB gene encoding dihydroneopterin aldolase yields the protein MGVIKLKNIRTFSYHGCMIEEGKIGSNYTVDLKIKTNLQQSAETDDLTDTVDYVHLNKIVTEEMAIRSHLLEHVAKRINIRILNEIETVEKTTVSVSKINPPISGDVESVTIKMTEIRK from the coding sequence ATGGGAGTTATAAAATTAAAAAACATCCGTACTTTTTCTTATCATGGATGTATGATTGAAGAAGGAAAAATAGGATCTAATTACACTGTTGACTTAAAAATTAAAACCAATTTACAGCAATCAGCAGAAACAGATGACTTAACTGATACAGTCGATTATGTACATTTGAATAAAATTGTTACGGAAGAAATGGCAATTCGTTCGCATTTATTAGAACATGTAGCCAAAAGAATCAACATTCGCATATTAAATGAGATTGAAACAGTAGAAAAAACAACAGTTTCCGTTTCGAAGATTAATCCCCCTATTAGTGGTGATGTTGAATCAGTTACCATAAAAATGACGGAAATAAGAAAGTAA
- a CDS encoding LysE family translocator: protein MINDILAGLPWGLVLSFMVGPVFFVLLETSITKGFRSAIVFDLGVVLGDIFFIAIAYLGSYRLISSLKDDPALFIFGGIIMLSYGIISFVKLKKVEKINDEEIDRDILKRNYGSLFVKGFLLNVINIGVLGFWLAVIISVGPKLEMQNSRMITFFTSVIITYLLVDCLKIVLAKQLKSKMTPVNILKIKKGISIVLMVFGVVLITQGWFPKEKEMMKNAFERIEK from the coding sequence ATGATAAATGATATTCTGGCTGGGCTGCCATGGGGACTTGTTCTGAGCTTTATGGTGGGTCCGGTATTTTTTGTTTTATTAGAAACCAGTATTACCAAAGGTTTTAGATCTGCAATTGTCTTTGATCTTGGAGTAGTATTAGGTGATATTTTTTTTATAGCAATTGCCTATTTAGGAAGTTACAGGTTAATTTCAAGTTTAAAGGATGATCCTGCTCTTTTTATTTTTGGCGGTATCATTATGTTGTCTTATGGTATTATTTCATTTGTAAAATTAAAAAAAGTAGAAAAAATCAATGATGAAGAAATTGATCGGGATATTTTAAAAAGAAATTACGGCAGTTTATTTGTAAAAGGCTTTTTACTGAACGTTATTAACATTGGAGTTCTTGGATTCTGGCTTGCAGTCATCATTTCTGTCGGACCAAAATTAGAAATGCAAAACTCAAGAATGATTACTTTTTTTACTTCTGTGATCATAACATATTTATTGGTTGACTGTCTTAAAATCGTATTGGCCAAGCAATTAAAATCTAAAATGACACCTGTGAATATTCTTAAAATTAAAAAAGGAATCAGTATTGTTTTAATGGTCTTTGGTGTAGTATTAATTACTCAGGGATGGTTTCCAAAAGAAAAAGAAATGATGAAAAATGCTTTTGAAAGGATAGAAAAATAA
- a CDS encoding head GIN domain-containing protein, with protein MKKLIIIAVVLFFQMSFGQVTKELGDFDTVKVYDKLNVKLVQSSENKLVIKGAREAELEAVNKNGILKIRMPFPKLLSGEDLEVTLYYKHIELIDVNEGAIVTSSETIKATSFKVSAQEGGKINVNLEVEKLKVSSVSGGEITLAGKASNQVASLGAGGYLLASKLETSQTTVSVSAGGKADVNASTLVDAKVSAGGSIYIYGKPKQINQKTVFGGKIEEVK; from the coding sequence ATGAAAAAATTAATTATAATTGCAGTTGTTTTATTTTTCCAAATGTCTTTTGGTCAGGTCACCAAAGAATTAGGAGATTTTGATACGGTTAAAGTTTATGATAAATTAAATGTAAAATTAGTTCAGTCATCTGAAAATAAATTGGTTATAAAAGGAGCAAGGGAAGCAGAATTAGAAGCTGTTAATAAGAATGGTATTCTAAAAATAAGAATGCCATTTCCAAAACTTTTGTCCGGCGAGGATTTAGAAGTTACTTTGTATTACAAACATATTGAGCTTATTGATGTTAATGAAGGAGCAATTGTTACAAGTTCAGAAACTATAAAAGCAACAAGTTTTAAAGTAAGTGCTCAGGAAGGTGGAAAAATTAATGTAAATTTGGAGGTTGAAAAACTTAAGGTTAGTTCAGTTTCCGGAGGAGAAATTACTTTAGCCGGAAAAGCTTCGAACCAGGTGGCAAGTTTAGGTGCAGGCGGTTATTTACTAGCAAGTAAATTAGAAACCTCTCAGACCACAGTAAGCGTTTCTGCGGGAGGAAAAGCAGATGTGAATGCTTCTACACTTGTGGATGCAAAAGTAAGCGCAGGAGGCTCTATTTACATTTATGGGAAACCTAAACAAATTAACCAAAAAACAGTTTTTGGAGGTAAAATAGAAGAAGTAAAATAA
- the rnr gene encoding ribonuclease R: MSKKIRKPIKNEKDFSGKILKILSKSPNKAFNYKQIAAKLELDDTKSRNQIIKDLKIMAGSKKIIESEPGKYLVKAESQDYYEGTIDMTSRKTAYFICEDFAEDVFIPTNNLNRALDKDKVKVYVYNRRKGKRPEGEVIEVVERNKTEFVGVIDIQPNFAFVSTANPKMYTDIFIPKDKIGEAENGDVVLVTIEDWPKRADSPFGSVIKVLGKPGEHNTEIHAILAEYGLPSDFPVEVEVYAQKIDTSIQESEIAKRRDMRYTLTFTIDPKDAKDFDDALSFKKLENGNYEIGVHIADVSYYLEEGTILDDEAYQRATSVYLVDRVVPMLPEVLSNFACSLRPHEEKYTFSAVFEVSPTAQVINQWFGRTVIYSDQRFAYEEAQYIIETKDNTIPLETSITGESYVVSDEIVEATLKLDELAKILRKKRMQNGAISFDKVEVKFNLDAEGEPEGVYFKVSKDANHLIEEFMLLANRKVAEYIGKQKKTFVYRIHDEPNEDKLIAMQQVISKFGYKIDFRNKGDISKSLNALMEEVNGKKEQNLIDTLAIRSMSKAKYSTDNIGHYGLAFDYYSHFTSPIRRYPDVMVHRLLQYYLDGGASVDEETYETKCLHCSNMESLATNAERDSIKYMQVKYMQDHQDEEFLGVISGVTEWGIYVEIVSNKCEGMVRIREIKDDYYTFDEKQYALVGATSDSILQLGDEIYVKVKNADLVKKQLDFHFLRRAE; the protein is encoded by the coding sequence ATGAGTAAGAAAATTAGAAAACCGATAAAAAATGAGAAAGATTTCTCAGGAAAAATACTGAAGATTTTATCGAAAAGCCCTAATAAAGCATTTAATTACAAACAGATAGCTGCAAAGCTTGAACTTGATGATACAAAAAGCAGAAACCAGATCATAAAAGATTTAAAAATAATGGCTGGTTCGAAGAAAATTATTGAATCGGAACCTGGAAAATATTTAGTAAAAGCTGAAAGTCAGGATTATTACGAAGGAACTATTGATATGACAAGCCGTAAAACAGCTTATTTTATTTGTGAAGATTTTGCAGAAGACGTTTTTATTCCAACCAATAATCTGAATCGTGCATTAGATAAAGATAAAGTCAAAGTTTATGTTTATAACCGTAGAAAAGGAAAACGTCCTGAAGGTGAAGTAATTGAAGTTGTTGAAAGAAACAAAACAGAATTCGTTGGAGTAATTGATATACAGCCCAATTTTGCTTTTGTTTCGACAGCAAATCCTAAAATGTACACGGATATTTTTATTCCGAAAGACAAAATAGGAGAGGCCGAAAATGGAGATGTTGTTTTAGTAACAATTGAAGACTGGCCAAAGAGAGCTGATAGTCCGTTTGGTTCTGTCATTAAAGTTTTAGGCAAGCCAGGAGAACACAATACAGAGATTCATGCTATTTTAGCTGAATATGGTTTGCCATCAGATTTTCCGGTAGAAGTAGAGGTCTATGCTCAAAAAATAGATACTTCGATTCAGGAATCTGAGATTGCAAAACGTCGCGATATGCGTTACACGCTTACCTTTACCATTGATCCAAAAGACGCTAAAGATTTTGATGATGCCTTGTCTTTCAAAAAGTTAGAAAACGGAAATTACGAAATTGGTGTTCATATTGCTGATGTTTCGTATTATCTTGAAGAAGGAACAATTCTGGATGATGAAGCCTATCAAAGAGCAACTTCGGTTTATTTGGTCGATAGGGTAGTGCCAATGCTTCCGGAAGTTTTATCGAATTTTGCCTGTTCACTTCGTCCGCATGAAGAAAAATATACTTTCTCTGCCGTTTTTGAAGTTTCGCCAACTGCTCAGGTTATTAACCAATGGTTTGGCAGAACTGTAATTTATTCTGATCAGCGTTTTGCTTACGAAGAAGCACAATATATTATTGAAACAAAAGACAATACGATTCCATTGGAAACTTCTATTACCGGGGAATCCTATGTAGTTTCAGATGAAATTGTGGAAGCTACTTTAAAATTAGATGAATTAGCTAAAATTTTAAGAAAGAAAAGAATGCAGAATGGTGCCATTTCTTTTGATAAAGTTGAAGTAAAATTCAACTTGGATGCAGAAGGAGAACCGGAAGGTGTTTATTTCAAAGTTTCTAAAGATGCCAATCATCTTATTGAAGAATTCATGCTTTTAGCGAATAGAAAAGTGGCTGAATACATTGGAAAACAAAAGAAAACCTTTGTGTACCGAATTCACGATGAACCAAATGAAGATAAACTGATTGCCATGCAGCAGGTGATTTCGAAGTTTGGTTATAAAATTGACTTTAGAAATAAAGGCGATATTTCGAAATCATTGAATGCCCTGATGGAAGAAGTAAACGGCAAAAAAGAACAAAACTTAATTGATACTCTTGCAATTAGAAGTATGAGCAAAGCCAAATATTCTACAGATAATATAGGACATTACGGTTTAGCTTTTGATTATTACAGCCATTTTACATCGCCAATTCGTCGTTATCCGGACGTTATGGTACATCGTTTACTGCAGTATTATCTGGATGGAGGTGCTTCTGTAGACGAAGAAACGTACGAAACCAAATGCCTGCATTGTTCGAACATGGAAAGCTTAGCAACAAATGCTGAAAGAGATAGTATCAAATACATGCAGGTTAAATACATGCAGGATCATCAGGATGAAGAATTCCTTGGTGTTATTTCCGGTGTTACCGAATGGGGAATTTACGTTGAAATTGTTTCTAATAAATGCGAAGGAATGGTAAGAATCAGAGAGATCAAGGATGATTATTATACTTTCGATGAAAAGCAATATGCACTGGTGGGAGCAACTTCAGACAGTATTTTACAATTAGGGGATGAAATTTACGTTAAAGTGAAAAATGCAGATTTAGTTAAAAAACAACTGGATTTCCATTTTTTACGACGAGCAGAATAA
- a CDS encoding DUF2007 domain-containing protein codes for MESFKTIATFYYDHETVILKHLLEQEDIPYYFENEITLSVVPMYSAALGGIKLKVHPSDFEQVQEILDNLNNPLKIV; via the coding sequence ATGGAAAGCTTTAAAACCATTGCTACATTCTATTATGACCACGAAACAGTCATTCTTAAACACTTATTAGAGCAAGAGGACATTCCATACTATTTTGAAAATGAAATCACTTTATCGGTTGTTCCAATGTATTCGGCAGCACTGGGTGGAATCAAACTCAAAGTTCATCCGAGCGATTTCGAACAAGTTCAGGAAATTCTCGACAATTTGAACAATCCGCTTAAAATCGTCTGA
- the rpiB gene encoding ribose 5-phosphate isomerase B has translation MKISIGNDHAGPEYKKAIVAMLKAKGYEVTNYGTDSEDSVDYPDFGHPVANDVSEGKADFGIVICGSGNGIAMTVNKHPKVRAGLCWTKEIAVLIRLHNDANIISIPARFTSIPQAVEMVETFLSTEFEGGRHQNRVNKIACS, from the coding sequence ATGAAAATTTCGATAGGAAACGATCACGCAGGACCAGAGTACAAAAAAGCTATTGTAGCTATGCTTAAAGCAAAAGGATATGAAGTAACCAATTACGGAACAGATTCTGAAGATTCAGTTGATTATCCGGATTTTGGACATCCCGTTGCGAATGATGTATCTGAAGGAAAAGCTGATTTTGGAATCGTGATCTGCGGCAGCGGAAACGGAATTGCCATGACGGTTAATAAACACCCAAAAGTGAGAGCTGGTTTATGCTGGACAAAAGAAATTGCGGTTTTAATACGTTTACATAATGATGCCAACATTATAAGCATTCCGGCACGTTTTACTTCAATTCCACAGGCAGTAGAAATGGTAGAAACTTTTCTTAGTACTGAATTTGAAGGTGGAAGACACCAAAACCGAGTGAATAAAATTGCTTGCTCGTAA
- a CDS encoding ATP-binding protein yields the protein MKKHLKRAVVDEFRQKVIPNKVLILLGARRVGKTELIKNYVSELPSESYLQLNGEDINDINLLKERSVNNYKRLLAGIDLLVIDEAQNVPDIGLILKLIVDSINGIKIIATGSSMFDLSNKLGEPLVGRKNTIYLFPLSQIEFSEVENFKQTTENLEEKLLFGGYPELIQYESWEEKKDYLFEIINSYLLKDILVFEGIKHADKIYDLLRLIAYQVGKEVSVQELANQLQLSKNTVGNYLDLLSKVFILFKIEGFSRNLRKEIVKSNRWYFYDNGIRNAIINNFTKLESRTDVGDLWENYLAYERIKKQNYKKIKTKNYFWRTYDQQELDWLEEREDKLSGFEFKWNENKKVKIPTAFKNAYPEAEFEVINKANYLDFIS from the coding sequence ATGAAAAAACATTTAAAAAGAGCAGTTGTTGATGAATTTCGTCAAAAAGTGATACCAAATAAAGTTCTAATTTTATTAGGAGCAAGACGTGTTGGAAAAACAGAATTAATTAAAAATTATGTATCAGAACTTCCATCTGAAAGTTATTTGCAATTAAATGGAGAGGATATCAATGATATCAATTTATTAAAGGAACGTTCTGTTAATAACTATAAAAGACTTTTGGCAGGGATTGATTTACTGGTAATTGACGAAGCACAAAACGTTCCGGATATTGGTTTGATCCTGAAATTAATTGTAGATTCAATCAACGGAATCAAAATTATTGCAACAGGATCTTCAATGTTTGATTTGAGTAATAAACTGGGCGAACCTTTAGTTGGCAGAAAAAATACAATTTACTTATTTCCATTATCTCAAATCGAATTTTCTGAAGTTGAAAACTTTAAACAAACAACCGAAAATTTAGAAGAAAAATTACTCTTTGGAGGCTATCCTGAATTGATTCAGTACGAATCTTGGGAAGAAAAAAAGGACTATCTTTTTGAAATAATCAATTCTTATTTATTAAAAGATATTTTGGTTTTTGAAGGCATTAAACATGCAGATAAAATCTATGATTTGCTCCGTTTAATTGCTTATCAGGTTGGAAAAGAGGTTTCTGTACAGGAATTGGCCAATCAATTACAATTATCAAAAAACACGGTTGGCAATTATTTAGATTTACTTTCTAAGGTTTTTATTCTCTTTAAAATAGAAGGTTTTAGCAGAAATCTCCGCAAGGAAATTGTAAAATCAAATAGATGGTATTTTTACGATAATGGAATTCGAAACGCAATTATTAACAACTTTACTAAACTGGAATCCAGAACAGATGTTGGAGATTTATGGGAAAATTATCTGGCTTACGAAAGGATTAAAAAGCAAAATTATAAGAAGATAAAAACCAAAAATTACTTCTGGAGAACTTACGATCAGCAAGAACTGGACTGGCTTGAAGAACGAGAAGACAAACTTTCCGGATTTGAGTTTAAATGGAACGAAAATAAGAAAGTAAAAATTCCAACAGCATTCAAAAATGCCTATCCGGAAGCTGAATTTGAAGTTATCAACAAAGCCAATTACTTAGATTTTATTAGTTAA
- a CDS encoding DUF1294 domain-containing protein — protein MEVLLLYFLFVNVLEFIITGYDKFLARKQKRRIPENTLFFLALIGGSIGLLTAMLIFRHKTAKTSFIVKFFVIILVQILLIYLKLTNKI, from the coding sequence ATGGAAGTTTTATTACTATATTTTTTATTTGTAAATGTTCTTGAGTTTATAATTACGGGTTACGATAAATTTTTGGCTCGTAAACAAAAACGTCGAATTCCTGAAAACACCTTGTTTTTTCTCGCTTTAATTGGCGGATCGATTGGGTTATTAACAGCGATGTTAATCTTTAGACATAAAACGGCTAAAACTTCTTTTATTGTAAAGTTTTTTGTAATTATTTTAGTTCAGATCTTATTGATTTATTTGAAATTAACTAATAAAATCTAA